The following are encoded together in the Flavobacterium sp. TR2 genome:
- a CDS encoding glycoside hydrolase family 3 N-terminal domain-containing protein, producing the protein MLQLRMRKTAIIFVMAVGFFNQTHAQKKYLYQDAKAPVEDRVKDLLGRMTLEEKVRQMDMYRGDFFKDKEDFAKGKSAEKIGKLGIGAIHDLYPRSAKMINDLQTNVIKGNRWGIPALIMCEMLHGYLDEGSTAFPMNIGLGATWDVATMDKVGKVIGMEARAHGVHFGFGPNLDLGREPRWGRVAETFGEDAFLNSEIGLAFIKGMQGDDLKSDRSIIAEPKHFAVHGIPQAGGNSSPILVGERSAREDHLPSFEKAFRKGGALGTMCAYSELDGIPCAANHWLLTDVLRNEWGFKGLVVSDLGAIKYIQTTHKVADSPKDAIREAVSAGVDMQFYDFSNEFWQSTVIELVNEKKLTMENIDRAAGAVLRLKFLLGLFENPYTDKNLIKERFHTPENQAVALEAAQKSMVLLKNDNNTLPLSKSLKNIAVIGPNANASRLGGYAPKNSVGMTVYEGVKELVGKTANVVYEEGVPLIVKGQIIPSKYLFTPDESQNGLKGEYFNNRNLEGTPALTRIDSQLEFDWPWAPGDGVNVDDFSIRWTGFLKSDQALDGWLGLSSDDGIRMYIDDQLVIDNWTKGATSMVTTPKIIEKGKKYKVRIEMWEGGWGARAHFRWNLEKVNLQPSIEAAKKADVAIVVLGESNELVEENRDVASLDLFGIQQQLIEEIHKTGTPVVCVLLNGRPLSTNWIAENIPAVLEGWFPGELGGRAVAHVLFGDYNPGGRLPITVPKSVGQLPIYYNQKPSAIHKYVAESEHPLYTFGYGLSYTKFEYSNLKLNTTEIKPNGEVKVSVDVKNIGERDGDEVVQLYINDVYSSTTTPEKTLKGFKRLNIKKGEIKNVEFTLIPDELSLWNREMKRVVEPGDFEVMVGGNSTDLLKTKFKVLN; encoded by the coding sequence ATGTTACAATTAAGAATGAGAAAAACGGCCATTATTTTTGTAATGGCTGTTGGTTTTTTTAATCAAACCCACGCCCAAAAAAAGTATCTGTACCAAGATGCTAAAGCGCCTGTTGAAGACAGAGTAAAAGACTTGTTAGGCCGTATGACGCTTGAAGAAAAAGTGCGTCAGATGGATATGTACAGAGGAGATTTTTTTAAAGATAAAGAAGACTTTGCTAAAGGTAAATCGGCTGAGAAAATCGGGAAATTAGGAATTGGAGCGATTCATGACCTTTATCCGCGCTCGGCAAAAATGATCAATGATTTGCAAACCAATGTAATTAAAGGAAACCGTTGGGGAATTCCCGCGCTGATTATGTGCGAAATGCTTCACGGATATTTAGACGAAGGAAGCACCGCTTTCCCTATGAATATTGGTCTTGGAGCAACTTGGGACGTGGCTACGATGGATAAAGTGGGTAAAGTAATCGGTATGGAAGCCAGAGCGCACGGCGTTCATTTTGGTTTTGGACCCAACTTAGATTTAGGACGCGAGCCAAGGTGGGGACGTGTTGCTGAAACTTTTGGTGAAGATGCTTTCTTAAATAGCGAAATTGGTTTGGCCTTCATAAAAGGAATGCAAGGCGATGATTTGAAATCGGATCGTTCGATTATTGCAGAACCTAAACATTTTGCGGTTCACGGTATTCCGCAGGCGGGAGGAAATTCTTCTCCGATTTTGGTTGGAGAACGTTCTGCGAGAGAAGATCATTTGCCATCTTTCGAGAAAGCTTTTAGAAAAGGCGGTGCTTTAGGAACGATGTGCGCTTACTCTGAGTTAGACGGAATTCCTTGCGCGGCCAATCACTGGCTGTTGACGGATGTCTTGAGAAACGAATGGGGTTTTAAAGGATTGGTAGTCTCAGATTTAGGAGCTATTAAATACATTCAGACCACTCACAAGGTTGCTGATTCTCCAAAAGATGCCATTAGAGAAGCGGTTTCGGCTGGTGTTGATATGCAGTTTTATGATTTTTCGAACGAATTTTGGCAAAGCACAGTCATTGAATTGGTAAATGAAAAGAAACTGACAATGGAAAACATTGACCGTGCAGCAGGAGCAGTTTTACGTTTGAAGTTTTTGTTAGGATTATTTGAAAATCCGTACACAGATAAAAACCTGATTAAAGAGCGTTTTCATACTCCAGAAAACCAAGCTGTTGCTTTAGAAGCGGCGCAGAAATCAATGGTTTTATTGAAAAATGATAACAATACTTTGCCTTTAAGCAAAAGCTTAAAAAATATTGCAGTTATCGGACCCAATGCAAATGCCTCAAGATTGGGTGGTTATGCTCCAAAGAACAGTGTCGGAATGACGGTTTACGAAGGCGTTAAGGAATTGGTTGGAAAAACTGCAAATGTAGTTTATGAAGAAGGTGTTCCTTTGATTGTAAAAGGACAGATCATTCCATCTAAATATTTATTTACTCCAGACGAATCTCAAAACGGATTAAAGGGAGAATATTTTAATAATAGAAATCTAGAGGGAACTCCAGCATTGACTCGCATTGACAGTCAGTTAGAATTTGACTGGCCTTGGGCGCCTGGTGATGGCGTGAATGTGGACGACTTTTCGATCAGATGGACTGGATTCTTAAAGTCAGATCAGGCTCTTGATGGATGGTTGGGTTTAAGTTCTGATGACGGAATCAGAATGTATATCGACGACCAGTTGGTAATTGACAACTGGACAAAAGGAGCGACAAGCATGGTGACGACTCCAAAAATTATTGAAAAAGGTAAAAAATACAAAGTCCGCATTGAAATGTGGGAAGGTGGCTGGGGAGCCAGAGCTCATTTCCGTTGGAATTTAGAAAAAGTAAACTTGCAGCCTTCAATCGAAGCCGCTAAAAAAGCTGATGTTGCGATTGTCGTTTTAGGAGAATCTAACGAATTGGTAGAAGAAAACAGAGATGTCGCGTCTTTGGATTTATTTGGAATCCAGCAGCAATTGATAGAAGAAATTCACAAAACAGGAACTCCAGTGGTTTGCGTGTTATTAAACGGCCGTCCGCTTTCTACAAATTGGATTGCTGAAAATATTCCTGCAGTTTTAGAAGGATGGTTTCCAGGCGAATTAGGCGGTAGAGCTGTAGCCCATGTTTTGTTTGGAGATTACAATCCGGGTGGAAGACTGCCAATTACAGTTCCAAAATCGGTGGGGCAGTTACCTATATATTATAACCAAAAACCATCTGCGATTCATAAATATGTAGCAGAGAGCGAACATCCGTTATATACATTCGGTTACGGATTGAGCTATACGAAGTTTGAATATTCTAATTTAAAACTGAATACCACTGAAATTAAACCAAACGGAGAAGTAAAAGTTTCTGTTGATGTTAAAAACATTGGAGAAAGAGACGGAGACGAAGTGGTTCAATTATACATCAACGATGTTTACAGCAGTACCACAACACCAGAAAAGACATTAAAAGGATTCAAAAGATTGAACATCAAGAAAGGTGAAATAAAAAATGTTGAGTTTACACTTATACCAGACGAGCTATCTCTTTGGAACAGAGAAATGAAGCGTGTGGTAGAGCCCGGAGATTTTGAAGTGATGGTAGGCGGAAATTCGACAGATTTGCTTAAAACTAAATTCAAGGTTTTGAACTAA
- a CDS encoding GH92 family glycosyl hydrolase, with amino-acid sequence MVLKTKNKLKAAYILYMLFFSIAIFAQEPADFVNPFIGTSNYGAAYPGPIAPRGMASISPFNVAGVKNTPMEKDSQWLSNPYVKENTFLTGFSQVNLSGVGCPELGVILLMPTTGEVEIDHLKYGSTYSNEVAKAGYYSVNIDKYKVKGEFTASKRVGVSRFTFPKGQSNILLNLGLGLTNEEGAMIKVVSSTEIEGMRSVGSFCYNSPEDAYPVYFVAQFSKPADKFGVWKKPAKYNGVEAQWMGYNGKARIMDNTIKTVVGDSIGSYFTYKFEKQETVEVKIGISYVSIENARENLAKEVGNRSFDAIYKETYNEWNEELSKILVEGGTKDENTIFYTALYHTLIHPNILNDINGQYPVIKRSKIAKTDDTRYTVFSLWDTYRNVHPLMSLVYPKQQSDMIKSMLNMFDENGWLPKWELNSTETFTMVGDPASIVITDTYMRGVRDYDINKAYYAMLKGADNIENNPLRPGLKDYIKKGYLTTDNKGPVSTTQEYNISDYSISLMANEFGDKDNVKRFKNRSLSYRKLFDKNLNLLRPRLANGDWYEPFDPNSGANFEENVGFIEGNAWQYAFMVPHDIIGLKKLMGGDIAFSAQLQKIFDTKQFDMANEPDIANPYLFNYVKGEEYKTQEMVKKLVREYFKNEPKGLPGNDDTGTMSAWLVYSMMGIYPISPGDPIYTITAPMFHRVTIKLDPRYYKKESIVIERQENNGGKINSIELNGKSLNSFFISHDDFVNGTKLKVIQN; translated from the coding sequence ATGGTTTTAAAAACTAAAAATAAATTGAAGGCAGCATATATTTTGTATATGCTGTTTTTTAGCATTGCTATTTTTGCGCAGGAACCTGCCGATTTTGTGAATCCGTTTATTGGAACTTCCAATTATGGTGCGGCTTATCCAGGACCGATTGCACCACGTGGGATGGCGAGCATCAGCCCGTTTAATGTTGCAGGAGTAAAAAATACTCCGATGGAAAAAGACAGTCAATGGCTTTCGAATCCGTATGTGAAGGAGAATACTTTTTTGACGGGATTTAGTCAGGTAAATTTAAGCGGAGTTGGCTGTCCAGAATTGGGTGTGATTTTATTAATGCCAACGACTGGCGAAGTAGAAATCGATCATTTGAAATACGGTTCGACTTATTCTAATGAAGTGGCGAAAGCTGGATATTATAGCGTAAATATCGATAAGTATAAAGTTAAAGGCGAATTTACAGCTTCAAAACGAGTAGGAGTGAGCCGATTCACTTTCCCGAAAGGGCAATCCAACATTTTATTAAATCTTGGATTGGGACTAACCAATGAAGAAGGCGCGATGATAAAAGTGGTTTCTTCGACAGAAATTGAAGGAATGCGCTCTGTAGGTTCGTTTTGCTATAACAGTCCAGAAGATGCTTATCCGGTTTATTTTGTGGCTCAATTTTCTAAACCTGCCGATAAGTTTGGAGTTTGGAAAAAGCCTGCAAAATACAACGGCGTTGAAGCGCAATGGATGGGCTACAACGGAAAAGCGAGAATAATGGATAATACAATCAAAACCGTAGTAGGTGATAGTATTGGAAGTTATTTTACGTATAAATTCGAAAAACAAGAAACGGTTGAAGTAAAGATTGGAATTTCGTACGTAAGTATCGAAAATGCCCGTGAAAACTTAGCAAAAGAAGTTGGGAACAGATCTTTTGATGCAATTTATAAAGAAACCTACAACGAATGGAACGAAGAATTGTCTAAAATTTTGGTTGAAGGCGGTACAAAAGATGAAAACACGATTTTCTACACCGCTTTGTATCACACTTTAATTCATCCCAATATTTTAAATGATATTAACGGACAATATCCCGTAATCAAAAGAAGTAAAATTGCTAAAACCGATGACACCCGTTATACCGTATTTTCTTTATGGGATACGTACCGAAATGTACATCCATTGATGTCTTTGGTTTATCCAAAACAGCAATCGGATATGATAAAAAGTATGTTGAATATGTTTGATGAAAACGGCTGGTTACCCAAATGGGAACTGAATTCGACTGAAACTTTTACCATGGTTGGAGACCCGGCAAGCATTGTAATTACAGATACTTATATGAGAGGAGTTCGTGATTATGATATTAATAAAGCTTATTATGCGATGTTGAAAGGCGCAGATAATATTGAAAATAATCCGCTTCGTCCGGGATTGAAAGATTATATCAAAAAAGGGTATTTGACAACCGACAATAAAGGGCCAGTTTCAACGACTCAAGAATACAATATTTCAGATTATTCTATTTCGCTTATGGCCAACGAATTTGGAGACAAAGACAATGTAAAACGTTTTAAAAACCGTTCGTTATCTTACAGAAAATTATTTGATAAAAACCTGAATTTGCTTCGTCCAAGATTGGCAAACGGAGATTGGTACGAACCTTTTGACCCAAATTCAGGAGCTAATTTTGAAGAAAATGTTGGTTTTATCGAAGGAAATGCTTGGCAGTATGCATTTATGGTTCCGCATGATATTATCGGATTGAAAAAGTTAATGGGCGGTGATATAGCATTTTCAGCGCAATTGCAGAAAATCTTCGATACCAAACAATTTGATATGGCCAATGAGCCAGACATTGCCAATCCGTATTTGTTTAATTATGTGAAAGGCGAAGAATATAAAACTCAGGAAATGGTAAAGAAATTGGTTCGCGAATATTTCAAAAATGAACCCAAAGGTCTGCCAGGAAATGATGATACAGGAACCATGTCAGCTTGGTTGGTTTATTCCATGATGGGAATTTATCCAATCTCTCCAGGAGATCCAATTTACACCATTACAGCGCCAATGTTTCATAGAGTGACCATCAAATTAGATCCAAGATATTATAAAAAAGAAAGCATCGTAATTGAAAGACAAGAAAATAACGGTGGGAAAATCAATTCGATTGAGCTAAACGGAAAATCACTTAACAGCTTTTTTATTTCGCACGATGATTTTGTGAATGGAACGAAGCTTAAAGTGATTCAAAATTAA
- a CDS encoding alpha-L-fucosidase, with protein sequence MKKGIFMIALLFSAQIFAQAIYEDERYVPETDPLVLKNLEEWQGKKFGLLMHWGTYSQWGIVESWSICPEDYGWCERKKGSNPSNYNDYIKDYEGLRKTFNPVKFDPAKWAKAAKYAGMKYMVFTTKHHDGFNMYDTKYSDYKITSNDVPFHTNPKADVLKEIFNSFRGEGISTGAYFSKPDWHNENYWDPYFPPFDRNVNYDPSLYPEKWQKYVDFTHNQILEILSNYGKVDILWLDGGWVRKRDQVNIKENYDEKFTENESKNGFIKHRVVDQDPKMDELVVKARQKQPGLIVVDRAVHGKNQNYLTPEGRVPAKTLPYPWESCIPSGGGWSYSPGAQYMTGRQGIHLLIDIVAKGGNLLLNVAPSPEGEWDKGAYDLLQAYGDWMKVNSTAIYNTKPIEPYKEENICFTQNKAGNVFAFYLAKDGEDKIPAEVTVKAISPKKGTKITMLGSKTSLKWTKEGNGFKVIIPESLRNNLPAKEAWTLKIEAINR encoded by the coding sequence CAGAAACAGATCCGTTGGTATTGAAAAACTTAGAAGAGTGGCAAGGCAAAAAATTTGGCCTTCTCATGCACTGGGGAACTTACAGCCAATGGGGAATTGTAGAATCTTGGTCTATCTGTCCTGAAGATTACGGATGGTGTGAACGTAAAAAAGGCAGCAATCCCTCTAATTATAATGATTATATAAAAGATTATGAAGGATTAAGAAAAACATTTAATCCTGTAAAATTTGATCCTGCAAAATGGGCCAAAGCGGCTAAATATGCAGGAATGAAATACATGGTCTTCACTACAAAACACCATGACGGATTCAATATGTACGATACTAAATATTCTGATTACAAGATTACTAGTAACGATGTTCCTTTTCATACCAATCCTAAAGCTGATGTTTTAAAAGAAATTTTCAACTCTTTTAGAGGAGAAGGCATCTCGACAGGAGCTTATTTCTCTAAACCAGACTGGCATAACGAAAATTACTGGGATCCGTATTTTCCTCCGTTCGATAGAAACGTAAACTACGATCCGTCTTTATACCCAGAAAAATGGCAGAAATATGTTGATTTCACGCACAATCAAATTTTAGAAATTCTTTCTAACTACGGTAAAGTTGATATTTTATGGTTAGATGGAGGATGGGTTAGAAAAAGAGACCAAGTAAACATCAAAGAAAACTACGACGAGAAATTTACAGAAAACGAATCTAAAAACGGTTTCATCAAACACAGAGTGGTAGATCAAGACCCGAAAATGGATGAATTGGTTGTAAAAGCACGTCAAAAACAGCCGGGTTTAATTGTAGTTGACAGAGCGGTTCACGGTAAAAACCAAAACTACTTGACCCCAGAAGGGCGTGTTCCTGCTAAAACGCTGCCTTATCCTTGGGAATCTTGCATTCCGTCAGGCGGAGGATGGTCGTACTCTCCAGGTGCGCAATACATGACAGGAAGACAAGGCATTCATTTGTTGATTGATATTGTGGCTAAAGGCGGAAACTTATTATTGAACGTGGCTCCAAGTCCAGAAGGCGAATGGGACAAAGGCGCTTACGATTTATTGCAAGCTTACGGAGACTGGATGAAAGTAAACAGCACAGCGATTTACAATACAAAACCAATCGAACCTTATAAAGAAGAAAACATCTGTTTTACGCAAAATAAAGCAGGAAATGTATTTGCATTCTATTTGGCAAAAGACGGAGAAGATAAAATTCCTGCTGAAGTTACAGTAAAAGCCATCAGTCCTAAAAAAGGAACAAAAATTACGATGTTAGGTTCTAAAACTTCTTTAAAATGGACCAAAGAAGGAAACGGATTTAAAGTAATAATTCCTGAAAGCTTAAGAAACAATCTTCCAGCAAAAGAAGCTTGGACTTTAAAAATCGAAGCGATCAACAGATAA